ACGTGCGGACCGAGAATCAGGATCACTTCCTGCTGGGCACCATCCACGCGCAGGTCGTGATCCACGCCACGAGCTTGCCGTCGCCCGAGCGACTGCCCGTGCACGGCGAGCGGCTGGCGACGATCATGCTCGTGGCCGACGGGGTGGGCGGCGGGAGCGAGGGGGGCGAGGCCAGCCAGCTCGCCGTGGAATCGATCACCCGGTACGTGTCGTCCACCATGCGGTGCTGCCACCAGGCGGGCACCACCGCCGACGAGGAGTTCCTGGGGTCGCTGCGCGCGGCGGCGCTCGAAGCCCACGCGGCCGTGCTCGCCCAGGCGGCGGCGCGGGATCTGCCGCGGGTCATGGCCACCACGCTCACGCTCGTGATCGCGGTGTGGCCGTGGGCGTACGTGGTCCAGGTGGGCGACAGTCGCTGCTACTTCTACGCCAACGGCGAGCTGCGGCAGGTCACCCGCGACCAGACCGTGGCCCAGGACCTGGTGGACATGGGCGTCCTGCCGCCCGAGCGGGCGGCGGCATCGCCATACAGCCACGTGCTCGCCCGCGCCATCGGCGCCGAGGAGGCCACGCCCGAAGTGGCGCACCTCAACATCCGGCAGCGCGGCAGCGTCCTGCTGCTCTGCAGCGACGGACTCACCAAGCACGTTTCGGATGACGAGATCGCGGAGCACCTGCGCACGATGACGTCTTCGGAGCAGGTCTGCCGGGCCCTCGTGGAACTCGCGCTCGCGCGCGGGGGCACCGACAACATCACGGTGCTCACGGGGCGGGCCACCGGCAACTGAACCGCCGTCCGTGCACGGCGGACGGGCCGGATGCACGACGGCGCCGGAAGCGAATGCCCCCGGCGCCGTCGTGCATCCAGCGTTCGCGACGACTAATGGCCGCCGCCGGTGCGGTGCGCGGTGCGGCCGCCCGAACTGCCGGACGACGATCCCGCGCTTCCCGCCGAGCCGGACGACGAGCCACCGCCGCCCGAAGGCGCCCACGAACCGCGGGCTCCCGAGGAACCCGTGCTCTGCCCCTGCCCCTGCACGTAGCCGCGGCCCTTCACCACGCGGCCGTGCGCGCCCTGGTTGGGATTCACGACCACGACCACGGGCTGCGCCCCCGGATACCAGCCACCGTATCCGTAGCCACCGTAGCCATAGCCGCCGTATCCGTAGCCGTACCCGAAGTTCGAATAGGGGGAGTAGTAGCCGTACGGGGAGTAATAGCCGTAGGGGTTACCCCACATCGAGTAGGCATACGGGGAGTAGGCGCAGTTGTTGTAGTAGTCCCAGCCGAACGCCGAATACGGACACGCCGCGCGTGTCGAGTCGCCGGCGGTGCTGCCCACCACGCCGTTCAAGCGGCCCGGAGCCACGGCGTCGCCGTACGCGCCGGGCTGCCCCTGTCCCGCCGGCCGGATGGCGAACTTGTTGGGATACGACATCGCCACCAGCACGTCGAGCACGCGGCCGGGCACGCCAGCGTTGGCGAGCTGCAC
This window of the Gemmatimonadaceae bacterium genome carries:
- a CDS encoding protein phosphatase 2C domain-containing protein, whose product is MTHADPLAGAISASTGSRPRDNELDLFGLTHPGHVRTENQDHFLLGTIHAQVVIHATSLPSPERLPVHGERLATIMLVADGVGGGSEGGEASQLAVESITRYVSSTMRCCHQAGTTADEEFLGSLRAAALEAHAAVLAQAAARDLPRVMATTLTLVIAVWPWAYVVQVGDSRCYFYANGELRQVTRDQTVAQDLVDMGVLPPERAAASPYSHVLARAIGAEEATPEVAHLNIRQRGSVLLLCSDGLTKHVSDDEIAEHLRTMTSSEQVCRALVELALARGGTDNITVLTGRATGN